In the genome of Sphingomonas naphthae, one region contains:
- a CDS encoding FadR/GntR family transcriptional regulator, whose translation MNGRAAADSRSLVQQAVDAVRAHIRAHDLKVGDTLPSEGDFAGELGVSRAVIREAFGALAALKLIDVANGRRARVGALDGAVMATSVDHAVATEQISVAEVWDVRRTVEVRIAALAAANRTDAQAAAILALAGAMAIDADHPARMIAHDIAFHDAIAEAAGNRLFTEIVKSFAPLMEIAVPQAWRTRTTPEQKRAMIERHEMLARAIAERDPERAGRAMNRHFDRSIDDLLTSDATLDFAATTG comes from the coding sequence ATGAACGGTCGCGCGGCGGCGGACAGTCGCTCTCTGGTCCAGCAGGCCGTCGATGCCGTGCGTGCCCATATCCGGGCGCACGACCTGAAGGTGGGCGATACCCTGCCGAGCGAGGGCGATTTCGCGGGCGAGCTGGGCGTCAGCCGGGCGGTGATCCGCGAGGCGTTCGGCGCGCTGGCCGCGCTCAAGCTGATCGACGTCGCCAACGGCCGCCGCGCGCGGGTCGGCGCGCTCGACGGGGCGGTGATGGCCACGTCGGTCGATCATGCCGTCGCCACGGAACAGATCAGCGTGGCCGAGGTGTGGGACGTGCGCCGCACCGTCGAGGTGCGCATCGCCGCCCTCGCCGCCGCCAACCGCACCGATGCGCAGGCCGCCGCCATCCTCGCGCTGGCCGGCGCCATGGCGATCGATGCCGATCATCCGGCGCGCATGATCGCACACGACATCGCCTTTCACGACGCCATCGCCGAGGCGGCGGGCAACCGGCTGTTCACCGAGATCGTCAAATCCTTCGCGCCGCTGATGGAGATCGCCGTGCCGCAGGCGTGGCGCACGCGGACGACGCCCGAACAGAAACGCGCCATGATCGAGCGTCACGAGATGCTCGCCCGCGCCATCGCCGAGCGCGATCCCGAGCGCGCCGGCCGCGCCATGAACCGCCATTTCGATCGCTCGATCGACGATCTGCTCACCTCCGACGCCACGCTGGATTTCGCCGCCACCACCGGCTGA
- the infA gene encoding translation initiation factor IF-1 translates to MAKEELMTFDGLIDEILPDGRFRVLLENDHRIIAYTAGRMRKHRIRSVVGDRVQVEMTPYDLDKGRIIYRERTPGAGPGPARQRR, encoded by the coding sequence ATGGCCAAGGAAGAACTCATGACCTTCGACGGGCTGATCGACGAGATCCTGCCCGATGGCCGCTTTCGCGTGCTGCTCGAAAACGACCACCGGATCATCGCCTATACCGCCGGCCGCATGCGCAAGCACCGCATCCGTTCGGTCGTGGGCGATCGCGTCCAGGTCGAAATGACGCCCTACGATCTCGACAAGGGCCGCATCATCTATCGCGAACGCACCCCCGGTGCCGGCCCCGGCCCGGCGCGGCAGCGCCGCTGA
- a CDS encoding FAD-binding oxidoreductase: MGAHHPPQPRATIPDGFLDRLGHLVGDRLQLGEAIRRQHGQSEAHFEAVLPDAVVFARSTEEVAAVVRLCVAAEVPIVPFGAGTSIEGNAIPVRGGLSLDLTGMDAIVAVNAEDFDCTVEAGVRREQLNEHLRDMGLFFPIDPGANATIGGMAATRASGTNAVRYGTMREAALSLTVVTPDGRIVRTARRARKSAAGYDLTRLMIGSEGTLGIITEVTLRLHGIPEMISAAVCSFSSLKGAVDTVVQSIQIGVPLARVEILDAMQMRAVNRWSKLDYPEETTLFFEFHGSPRSVEEQVELVREISGLNGGGEFRWSNRPEERSRLWKARHEAYYAAVNLRPGAVGWATDVCVPISRLAECITETRADLDGASLPATILGHVGDGNFHVIFSIDPDAPEEMAEVEALNDRLVARALAMDGTCTGEHGIGLGKKQALIDELGDAVDMMRLIKRALDPKDLFNPGKIFAL, translated from the coding sequence ATGGGCGCCCATCATCCGCCCCAGCCGCGCGCCACGATCCCGGACGGTTTCCTCGACCGGCTGGGGCATCTGGTGGGCGACCGCCTCCAGCTCGGCGAGGCGATCCGCCGCCAGCACGGCCAGAGCGAGGCGCATTTCGAGGCCGTCCTGCCCGACGCCGTCGTCTTCGCCCGATCGACCGAGGAGGTGGCGGCGGTGGTGCGCCTGTGCGTCGCCGCCGAGGTGCCGATCGTGCCGTTCGGCGCGGGCACCTCGATCGAGGGCAATGCCATTCCGGTGCGCGGCGGCCTCTCGCTCGACCTGACGGGGATGGATGCGATCGTCGCGGTGAATGCCGAGGATTTCGACTGCACGGTGGAGGCCGGCGTCCGCCGCGAGCAGCTCAACGAGCATCTGCGCGACATGGGCCTGTTCTTCCCGATCGATCCCGGCGCCAACGCCACGATCGGCGGCATGGCGGCGACCCGCGCCTCGGGCACCAACGCCGTCCGCTACGGCACCATGCGCGAGGCGGCGCTGTCGCTGACGGTGGTCACGCCCGACGGCAGGATCGTCCGCACCGCGCGGCGGGCGCGCAAATCGGCGGCGGGCTATGATCTCACCCGGCTGATGATCGGCAGCGAGGGCACGCTCGGCATCATCACCGAGGTCACGCTCCGGCTGCACGGCATCCCCGAGATGATCTCGGCGGCGGTGTGCAGCTTCTCGAGCCTGAAGGGCGCGGTCGATACCGTCGTCCAGTCGATCCAGATCGGCGTGCCGCTGGCGCGGGTCGAGATTCTCGATGCGATGCAGATGCGCGCGGTCAATCGCTGGTCGAAGCTCGATTACCCCGAGGAGACGACCCTCTTCTTCGAATTTCACGGATCGCCGCGATCGGTGGAGGAACAGGTCGAACTCGTGCGCGAGATCAGCGGCTTGAACGGCGGCGGCGAATTTCGCTGGTCGAACCGGCCGGAGGAGCGATCCCGGCTGTGGAAAGCGCGGCACGAGGCTTATTACGCCGCCGTCAACCTGCGCCCCGGCGCGGTCGGCTGGGCGACAGACGTGTGCGTGCCGATCAGCCGGCTGGCGGAATGCATCACCGAGACGCGCGCCGATCTCGACGGCGCGAGCCTGCCCGCCACGATCCTGGGCCATGTCGGCGACGGCAATTTCCACGTCATCTTCTCGATCGATCCAGATGCGCCCGAGGAGATGGCCGAGGTGGAGGCGCTCAACGACCGGCTGGTCGCGCGTGCGCTGGCGATGGACGGCACCTGCACCGGCGAACATGGCATCGGTCTGGGCAAGAAGCAGGCGCTGATCGACGAACTGGGCGACGCGGTCGACATGATGCGCCTCATCAAGCGCGCGCTCGATCCGAAGGATCTCTTCAATCCGGGCAAGATCTTCGCGCTCTGA
- a CDS encoding NAD(P)H-quinone oxidoreductase, translated as MADLPTTMTAIDPETAGGPEVLVAVTRPVPAPGPGEVLIRVAAAGVNRPDAMQRAGKYPPPPGAPSIPGLELAGKIVALGEGVETLIEGQAVCALVAGGGYAEYAVAPAGQCLPVPEGLSLIEAAALPETLFTVWTNLFQRAYASEGDIVLVHGGTSGIGTMAILLGRLFGLTIIVTAGSDDKCAAALKLGAAHAINYRDADYVEEVARITGKRGVNVVLDMVGGDYLPRNIQCLGVEGRHVSIATQRGAKAEINIMAVMQKRLVLTGSTLRARDLAFKALVADEIAQMVWPHVADGSLRPVIDATFPLAEASKAHARLDAGEHVGKIVLTIE; from the coding sequence TTGGCCGACCTGCCCACGACGATGACGGCGATCGATCCCGAAACCGCGGGAGGCCCGGAGGTGCTGGTGGCGGTGACGCGGCCCGTGCCCGCGCCCGGCCCCGGCGAGGTGCTGATCCGGGTCGCGGCGGCGGGGGTGAACCGGCCGGACGCGATGCAGCGCGCGGGCAAATATCCGCCGCCGCCGGGTGCCCCCTCCATTCCCGGCCTCGAACTGGCGGGCAAGATCGTCGCGCTGGGCGAGGGCGTGGAGACGCTGATCGAGGGGCAGGCCGTCTGCGCGCTCGTCGCGGGCGGGGGCTATGCCGAATATGCCGTGGCGCCCGCAGGGCAATGCCTGCCCGTGCCCGAGGGTCTTTCGCTGATCGAGGCGGCGGCACTGCCCGAAACGCTCTTCACCGTGTGGACCAACCTGTTCCAGCGCGCCTACGCCAGCGAGGGCGACATCGTGCTGGTCCATGGCGGCACCAGCGGCATCGGCACGATGGCGATCCTGCTGGGCAGGCTCTTCGGCCTGACGATCATCGTCACCGCCGGATCGGACGACAAATGCGCCGCCGCGCTCAAGCTGGGGGCGGCCCATGCGATCAACTATCGCGATGCGGACTACGTCGAGGAAGTCGCGCGTATCACCGGCAAGCGCGGCGTGAACGTGGTGCTCGACATGGTCGGCGGCGATTATCTGCCGCGCAACATCCAGTGCCTTGGCGTGGAGGGCCGCCATGTCTCGATCGCCACCCAGCGCGGGGCGAAGGCGGAGATCAACATCATGGCCGTCATGCAGAAGCGCCTCGTGCTGACCGGCTCTACGCTCCGCGCGCGCGACCTCGCCTTCAAGGCGCTGGTGGCCGACGAAATCGCCCAGATGGTGTGGCCGCACGTCGCCGACGGCAGCCTGCGCCCGGTGATCGACGCCACCTTCCCATTGGCCGAGGCGAGCAAGGCCCACGCCCGCCTCGACGCCGGCGAGCATGTCGGCAAGATCGTGCTGACGATTGAGTGA
- a CDS encoding DUF1192 domain-containing protein — MDLDELFAKKGPGDPLVALLAQDLDRLSLEELEERIAALEAEVGRCRARISSAVNHRATAENLFRR; from the coding sequence ATGGACCTCGACGAGCTGTTCGCGAAAAAGGGCCCCGGCGATCCGCTGGTGGCGCTGCTCGCGCAGGATCTCGACCGGCTTTCGCTGGAGGAGCTGGAAGAGCGCATCGCCGCGCTGGAGGCCGAAGTGGGCCGGTGCCGCGCCAGGATATCCTCTGCCGTTAACCATCGCGCAACCGCCGAGAACCTATTCCGGCGATGA
- a CDS encoding alpha/beta hydrolase, which yields MDSLHLVDPQLRPLLDAWPMTRLNDETLAASRAREFPIPPFDRRGTLLERRSVPGPAGAPDVGLVIYRPEKPCGPLPAIFHIHGGGYVGGAADQMEFLHRPLVKALGCVLVSVDYRLAPEAPFPAAIEDCYAGLAWVIAHGWALGIDPARIGVMGESAGGGLAAALALMVRDRGGYALAFQHLIYPMLDDRTCVTADPHPHAGQFIWPPHNNHYGWGALLGHAPGIDGVSPYAAPARATDLSGLPPTYIATGALDLFVEEDMDYARRLLRAGVATELHVYPGAFHGFDMFPGAAVAAQAVRDSRDALARFLRAAG from the coding sequence ATGGACAGCCTCCACCTCGTCGATCCGCAACTCCGCCCGCTGCTCGATGCCTGGCCGATGACCCGGCTGAACGACGAGACGCTCGCCGCCTCCCGCGCGCGCGAATTCCCGATCCCGCCGTTCGATCGGCGCGGCACCTTGCTCGAACGGCGTAGCGTGCCCGGCCCGGCGGGCGCGCCCGATGTCGGCCTCGTCATCTACCGGCCGGAAAAACCCTGCGGCCCGCTGCCGGCGATTTTCCACATCCACGGCGGCGGGTATGTCGGCGGCGCGGCGGACCAGATGGAATTCCTCCACCGCCCGCTGGTCAAGGCACTCGGCTGCGTGCTGGTGTCGGTCGATTACCGGCTGGCGCCCGAGGCGCCTTTCCCGGCGGCGATCGAGGATTGCTATGCCGGTCTCGCCTGGGTGATCGCCCACGGCTGGGCGCTCGGCATCGATCCGGCGCGCATCGGCGTGATGGGCGAAAGCGCGGGTGGGGGGCTCGCGGCGGCGCTGGCGCTGATGGTGCGCGACCGGGGCGGATATGCCCTCGCCTTCCAGCATCTGATCTATCCGATGCTCGACGATCGCACCTGCGTCACCGCCGACCCTCATCCCCATGCCGGCCAGTTCATCTGGCCGCCGCACAACAATCATTACGGCTGGGGCGCCCTGCTCGGTCACGCGCCGGGCATCGACGGCGTCTCGCCCTACGCCGCACCCGCCCGCGCCACCGACCTGAGCGGCCTGCCGCCGACCTATATCGCGACGGGCGCGCTGGATCTCTTCGTGGAGGAAGACATGGATTATGCGCGGCGCCTGTTGCGGGCCGGGGTGGCGACCGAGCTGCACGTCTATCCCGGTGCGTTCCATGGCTTCGACATGTTCCCCGGAGCCGCCGTCGCCGCGCAGGCGGTGCGCGACAGCCGCGACGCGCTCGCGCGCTTCCTGCGGGCGGCCGGCTGA
- the clpA gene encoding ATP-dependent Clp protease ATP-binding subunit ClpA, which translates to MPSFARELEQTLHNALTAASSRRHEYATLEHLLLALIGDDHASKVMLACGVDVGELKDAVTVYLDTELDALKVEGDTDPSPTSGFQRVVQRAILHVQSSGREEVTGANVLVALFSERESYAVFFLQQQDMSRLDAVSFISHGVGKAGHSTEAQSVKGSEEEKQAKPETKKGESALKQFTVNLNEKAKEGKVDPLIGRGAEVDRTVQILCRRSKNNPLYVGDPGVGKTAIAEGLARKIVEGNVPEVLLPAVIYSLDMGALLAGTRYRGDFEERLKAVVNELEKLPHAVLFIDEIHTVIGAGATSGGAMDASNLLKPALSGGTIRCIGSTTYKEFRNHFEKDRALLRRFQKIDVNEPTVEDTIKILAGLRSAFEDHHSVKYTPDAIKAAVELSARYINDRKLPDKAIDVIDEVGAMQMLVVPSKRKKIITPKEIEAVIATMARIPPKSVSSDDKKSLASLETDLKRVVFGQDKAIELLSSAIKLSRAGLRDPDKPIGNYLFTGPTGVGKTEVARQLASIMGIPLQRFDMSEYMERHSVSRLIGAPPGYVGFDQGGLLTDAVDQHPHCVLLLDEIEKAHPDLFNILLQVMDNGRLTDQHGKSVDFRNVILIMTTNAGASDMARETVGFGALTREGEDEQAVQKMFTPEFRNRLDAIVPFGYLPTSVVARVVDKFILQLELQLADREVHISLDDESKTWLTAKGYDKLYGARPMGRLIQEKIKQPLAEELLFGKLVHGGEVKVHMKDGALAFEITSAAPKRPKKGGKKKTDEVGA; encoded by the coding sequence ATGCCATCCTTCGCCCGCGAACTGGAACAGACCCTTCACAATGCGCTCACAGCCGCGTCGAGCCGCCGCCACGAATATGCGACGCTGGAGCATCTGCTCCTCGCGCTGATCGGCGACGACCATGCGTCGAAGGTGATGCTCGCCTGCGGCGTCGACGTCGGCGAGCTGAAGGACGCGGTGACCGTCTATCTCGACACCGAGCTGGATGCGCTGAAGGTGGAGGGGGATACCGATCCCTCGCCGACCAGCGGTTTCCAGCGCGTCGTCCAGCGCGCCATCCTCCACGTCCAGTCCTCCGGCCGCGAGGAGGTGACCGGCGCCAACGTGCTGGTCGCGCTCTTCTCCGAACGCGAGAGCTATGCCGTCTTCTTCCTGCAACAGCAGGACATGAGCCGCCTCGATGCGGTCAGCTTCATCAGCCATGGGGTCGGCAAGGCCGGCCATTCGACGGAGGCGCAGAGCGTGAAGGGCTCCGAAGAGGAGAAGCAGGCCAAGCCCGAGACGAAGAAAGGCGAGAGCGCGCTCAAGCAGTTCACCGTCAACCTCAACGAGAAGGCCAAGGAGGGCAAGGTCGATCCGCTGATCGGCCGTGGCGCCGAGGTCGATCGCACGGTGCAGATCCTGTGCCGCCGTTCGAAGAACAACCCGCTCTATGTGGGCGATCCGGGCGTGGGCAAGACGGCCATCGCCGAGGGGCTGGCGCGCAAGATCGTCGAGGGCAATGTGCCCGAGGTGCTGCTGCCGGCCGTCATCTACTCGCTCGACATGGGCGCGCTGCTGGCGGGCACACGCTATCGCGGTGATTTTGAGGAGCGTCTGAAGGCGGTCGTCAACGAACTGGAGAAGCTGCCGCACGCGGTGCTGTTCATCGACGAGATTCACACGGTGATCGGTGCCGGCGCCACCAGCGGCGGCGCGATGGATGCGTCGAACCTGCTGAAGCCCGCGCTGTCGGGCGGCACGATCCGCTGCATCGGCTCGACCACCTACAAGGAATTCCGCAACCATTTCGAGAAGGACCGCGCGCTGCTGCGGCGCTTCCAGAAGATCGACGTGAACGAGCCGACCGTGGAGGATACGATCAAGATCCTCGCCGGCCTGCGTTCGGCGTTCGAGGATCATCACAGCGTGAAATACACGCCCGACGCCATCAAGGCGGCGGTCGAGCTGTCGGCGCGCTACATCAATGACAGGAAGCTGCCCGACAAGGCGATCGACGTGATCGACGAGGTCGGCGCGATGCAGATGCTGGTGGTGCCCTCCAAGCGCAAGAAGATCATCACGCCCAAGGAGATCGAGGCGGTGATCGCGACGATGGCGCGCATCCCGCCGAAATCGGTGTCGTCGGACGACAAGAAGTCGCTCGCCAGCCTCGAGACCGATCTCAAGCGGGTCGTGTTCGGGCAGGACAAGGCGATCGAACTGCTGTCCTCGGCGATCAAGCTGAGCCGGGCGGGCTTGCGCGATCCAGACAAGCCGATCGGCAACTATCTCTTCACCGGCCCCACCGGCGTCGGCAAGACGGAGGTGGCGCGCCAGCTGGCCAGCATCATGGGCATTCCGCTCCAGCGTTTCGACATGTCCGAATATATGGAGCGCCATTCGGTCAGCCGGCTGATCGGTGCGCCGCCGGGCTATGTCGGCTTCGATCAGGGCGGGCTCCTGACCGACGCGGTCGACCAGCATCCGCATTGCGTGCTGCTGCTCGACGAGATCGAGAAGGCCCACCCGGACCTGTTCAACATCCTGCTCCAGGTGATGGATAACGGCCGCCTGACCGACCAGCACGGCAAGTCGGTCGATTTCCGCAACGTCATCCTCATCATGACGACCAATGCGGGCGCCAGCGACATGGCGCGCGAGACGGTCGGCTTCGGCGCGCTCACCCGTGAGGGCGAGGACGAGCAGGCGGTGCAGAAGATGTTCACGCCGGAATTCCGCAACCGGCTCGATGCGATCGTGCCGTTCGGCTACCTGCCAACCTCCGTCGTGGCGCGGGTGGTGGACAAGTTCATCCTCCAGCTCGAACTCCAGCTCGCCGACCGCGAGGTGCATATCTCGCTCGACGACGAGTCGAAGACGTGGCTCACCGCCAAGGGCTACGACAAGCTCTACGGTGCGAGGCCCATGGGCCGCCTGATCCAGGAGAAGATCAAGCAGCCGCTGGCCGAGGAACTGCTGTTCGGCAAGCTGGTCCATGGCGGCGAGGTGAAGGTGCACATGAAGGACGGCGCGCTCGCCTTCGAGATCACCTCGGCCGCGCCCAAGCGTCCCAAGAAGGGCGGCAAGAAGAAGACCGACGAGGTCGGGGCCTGA
- a CDS encoding alpha/beta hydrolase family protein: protein MIRSLLAATALALSIAAPAAGPVGPSRAFTGADIFGIEAAADPQISPDGSKIAYVRRANDVMTDRTRSAIWLIDVKTGEQVPIAAGPGANMSPRWSPDGKRLAYISTAEGGGAQLYVRWMATGQAAKITAMPDTPGSVAWSPDGRTIAYTLNVPDEGKTFGKAPPKPEGATWAAPLEVITSVVYRRDGGGYSKPGFDHLFVVPADGGSPRQLSFGAQDDNGPLGWTPDGREILFTSNRGPDREREALDSEIFAVDVATATTRQITDRRGPDGGATVSPDGRWIAYLGFDDKRLGYQSTILYVMSRDGSGGRALTASLDRSVGSATWSADSKSIYVDYDDHAATKVARVGLDGSIRTVAEGLSPSAIDRPYTGGDWSVAKDGTVAITAGTPLRPADVAVVRGGAAKRLTSLNSELLAGKTLGAVKPLAVKAADGRAVDAWIVTPPAFDPARKYPLILEIHGGPFSAYGPVFSTDNQLYAAAGYVVLYVNPRGSTSYGAEFANLIHHAYPGDDYGDLMAAVDAAIAGGSVDPDNLFVTGGSGGGVLTTWIVGKTDRFKGAVAQKPVIDWASFVLTADSTPYFARYWFGKFPWEDPQGYWARSPLSLVGNVKTPTMVVVGSEDYRTPVSESEQYYTALQLRGVPTALVKVPGASHGGLAARPSQSAAKASAILAWFEKYRVAK, encoded by the coding sequence ATGATCCGTTCGTTGCTTGCCGCCACCGCTCTGGCCCTGTCGATCGCGGCGCCCGCCGCCGGGCCGGTCGGGCCGAGCCGCGCCTTCACCGGCGCCGACATCTTCGGCATCGAGGCGGCGGCCGATCCCCAGATCAGCCCGGACGGCAGCAAGATCGCCTACGTCCGCCGCGCCAACGACGTGATGACCGACCGCACCCGATCGGCCATCTGGCTGATCGACGTGAAGACCGGCGAGCAGGTGCCGATCGCCGCCGGCCCCGGCGCCAACATGTCGCCCCGCTGGTCGCCCGACGGCAAGCGCCTCGCCTATATCTCCACCGCCGAGGGCGGCGGCGCGCAACTCTATGTGCGCTGGATGGCGACGGGGCAGGCCGCGAAGATCACCGCCATGCCCGACACGCCCGGCTCGGTCGCGTGGAGCCCGGACGGGCGCACCATCGCCTATACGTTGAACGTGCCCGACGAGGGCAAGACGTTCGGCAAGGCGCCGCCCAAGCCCGAGGGCGCCACCTGGGCGGCGCCGCTCGAGGTCATCACCTCGGTCGTCTATCGCCGCGACGGGGGTGGCTATTCCAAGCCCGGTTTCGATCATCTGTTCGTCGTGCCGGCGGATGGCGGCAGCCCGCGCCAGCTGAGCTTCGGTGCCCAGGACGATAACGGCCCGCTCGGCTGGACGCCCGACGGCCGCGAAATCCTGTTCACCAGCAATCGCGGGCCGGATCGGGAGCGCGAGGCGCTCGACAGCGAGATCTTCGCGGTTGATGTCGCCACCGCCACCACCCGCCAGATCACCGACCGGCGCGGGCCGGACGGCGGCGCCACCGTCTCGCCCGACGGCCGCTGGATCGCCTACCTCGGCTTCGACGACAAGCGCCTCGGCTATCAGTCGACCATCCTCTATGTGATGTCGCGCGACGGCAGCGGCGGCCGCGCGCTCACCGCCTCGCTCGATCGCAGCGTGGGATCGGCGACGTGGAGCGCCGACAGCAAGTCGATCTATGTCGATTACGACGATCATGCCGCCACGAAGGTCGCCCGCGTCGGGCTCGACGGATCGATCCGCACCGTCGCCGAAGGGCTCAGCCCCAGCGCGATCGACCGGCCCTATACCGGCGGCGACTGGTCGGTGGCGAAGGACGGCACCGTCGCCATCACCGCCGGCACGCCGCTGCGCCCGGCCGATGTCGCGGTGGTGCGTGGCGGGGCGGCCAAGCGGCTGACCAGCCTCAACAGCGAATTGCTCGCCGGCAAGACGCTGGGCGCGGTCAAGCCGCTCGCCGTGAAGGCCGCCGATGGCCGGGCGGTCGATGCGTGGATCGTCACCCCGCCGGCGTTCGATCCGGCCAGGAAATATCCGCTGATCCTCGAAATCCATGGCGGGCCGTTCTCCGCCTACGGCCCGGTCTTCTCGACCGACAACCAGCTCTACGCGGCGGCGGGCTATGTCGTCCTCTACGTCAATCCGCGCGGCTCCACCTCCTATGGCGCCGAATTCGCCAACCTCATCCACCATGCCTATCCCGGCGACGATTACGGGGATCTGATGGCGGCGGTGGACGCGGCGATCGCGGGCGGATCGGTCGATCCCGACAATCTGTTCGTCACCGGCGGATCGGGCGGCGGCGTGCTGACGACGTGGATCGTCGGCAAGACCGATCGCTTCAAGGGGGCGGTGGCGCAGAAACCGGTGATCGACTGGGCGAGCTTCGTGCTGACGGCGGATTCGACCCCCTATTTCGCGCGCTACTGGTTCGGGAAGTTCCCGTGGGAGGACCCGCAGGGCTATTGGGCGCGCTCGCCGCTGAGCCTGGTCGGCAACGTCAAGACGCCGACGATGGTGGTGGTGGGATCGGAGGATTACCGCACGCCGGTGAGCGAATCCGAGCAATATTATACCGCGCTCCAGCTGCGCGGCGTGCCGACCGCGCTGGTGAAGGTGCCCGGCGCCAGCCACGGCGGCCTCGCCGCACGCCCGTCACAGTCGGCTGCGAAAGCCTCGGCGATCCTGGCGTGGTTCGAGAAATATCGCGTGGCGAAGTGA